Genomic segment of Syngnathus acus chromosome 10, fSynAcu1.2, whole genome shotgun sequence:
TTGCAGATTTTTCTGTTAATAGATCTTtgtgttggggaaaaaaaatctgcactATTTATTTGAGGGATCGAacgataaaataaatgttttaattattattatgaaatattttcaaaataatgatcacGCTACATTgttcttcattcatttttgtgcaCCTGCAGTTTGAGAGGGAATTACATTTCTACTGCTTTTTATCGCTTTTGGGGCAGGGAAACAGGTATGCCTCTTGCGTAGAAGTCGAATAATTGTATCAGTGCTCGTTTAAGGCACTAAACACGACTTGAAATAGAATTAGGGAGATAGTAAACAAGCAGTAATGTGACCAACATGAATCTGGCGCTCACCTTGCTGTCAAGCTTCTTCATAGTGACCAGGTCAAGGGATTTGAGCGAGTGGCCCGTGGGAGCAATGAAGTAAAGGCAAGCGTGGATGCGAGTGTCGTGGTAGCTGTGAAGCGTGCGCTTTATCTTCAGCTCCTCTTGGAGATATGCTTCAAACTGGGCATCAATGAATTCCACAATGGACTTGTAGCTGGTGGGGGAAAACAGCAAAGGTTTATGGGTTTGGAGGGGGAagaattatttagatttttattATCCACAGAATAGCTGCATCTacatcagtggttcccaaagtgggcggtaccgcccccctgggggcggtggaaagatctgggggggcggtgaggaagaaaggggcggtaggggggcggtagtcgatttgtacacaacacgccgctctggcccagtcagatccgacagcatagactacaaaagcaaaagctcaggtttgtaatttcaagcttgtaatgttcagaattttatcttataataaaaaccgcattctggcggtcaacatcatcttgagttcaagtcaacatgaaattggggactcgccagaacgcgccgtgttgtgttgtgttgagctggttagggcagtggtccccaaccaccgggccgcggaccggtaccggtccgtgggtcacttggtaccgggccgccaagccgcacagaatttttttttttttatcgacgatcaattaattcaggtcaagacactcgtcccggtcacgtgacatgtttccccagtcgagcccgcaaagctaatatgtggcgacaggctaactaaccaggcagtgaagcattcaaaactgcttcaacacatggagaccaagcatcctgcaataaaagacaaaccttaaatcacttcgggtgtcattgtctccgattacgtctagatgggaccggctcgtttctgagaaacaaactcagtgctcccactaattcaacgtattggtaatgatattattaatgtattatttatttatttatataaatgtattatttatttatataaatgccttggggggggggggggcgctaggaattcactggggagccaaagggggcgccagcctgcaaaagtttgggaaccactgatctacATGGAACACACCTGTCTTCTTTATTAATCTGGTCTCCAAAGCCCACTGTGTTGACGACAGTGAGCTTGAGGCGCACGTTGCTCTCCTGCAGTTCGTAGGTGTTGGACTTGAGCGTCACCCCAGGCTGGTTGTGCTGGGTGGGCTCGCCCTCAAACTTGGTGTTGAACAGCGTGTCCATCAAGGTAGACTTGCCCAGACCCGTCTCACCTGGACAACAGGATGACGAAAATTCACACACGTATAGACGAGGTGGGTATGATCTGAAGTGTCTTTTCACAGGGACACAGCCTCAAAGCTATAACAGAGATATTTTgtccctatttttttttacagaaaagtgaaaaggaaaaaaaaaggcagaacaTTTCCATCTTCAACAGACAGTATAAAAAGGGTTTATGGAGGTTTGTATGTATGATAGTGTCTAGTGGTGTCTGGTAAGCCATTGTCAGGCCTTGGCGGAGAGCAACAATCTTGTAAAGATGTagtgtatttctttttcattacAATCAGATGACACACCAGATGCCCATTTATTTCAGAGAAGGCTTATACTACACATCCATACCCAAAGAAAAGCACAGAGTTAGCGAGCGGCTTGTATACTGTAGTGATGTTCATTTATCTTGGAGGCAGTCAGATGACTCAGTCAGCAAGCTCCGtctatttttaattcttcACAGCCTGACCTGCCATCAATGTCGGCCCACTTTGGTAAGATATCGCACCATTTTccctcaaaacatttttaaaccgCAACTCCAATTCTTACATCGCTGCCgcaattttatatttgtgcAAAAATCTGCAAGGGAAATATAGACACTAGAAGGAAATCTTCTATCTTATATTATGTGATCGTGAAGATTTCATACTTTTAAGAGGTGTCGTTGGGAGTCTATCTTCCTAACAAATTCCAAAAAACATCTTAGGTAAGGTTGATTTAAGACTCTAAATTTTTCATGAATTTAAGTGCGATCGGTGGTTCGTCTTGTCTCCTGTGACTGACTGGTGACCAGTAAAGGGTGTATAACCCAGCCTCTTGGCCAAAGCCAGATTACTCGTACAGAGTACATATGGGACAGGCTCCAGTAGCCCGTGTCTCAAATGAGAACATGCGCCATGGAAAATTGATGAACAGTTATCTTCCAATGTCATTTTGCTGCCACAAAGAGCTTTTTGGGATTGACACAAAAAATTTGCAATCATAACTAATTCATAGCAAATCAAAGCCAAAGCAAACATGCCACAAAAGACAGAGAAATTAACAGTGATCAAGAgaattcaacaaaaacagattTCCAGAGGATGCGCTTAGTGCGTGCGGAATGGATACAAAACAGCCGCTGTTGTTTGACTCTCTCGGCGTAGACAGTCACCCATTGTTAAATAGAAGCAGCGGCACATTTAACAGAGCTTGACCTATGAGATACTCAGAGTACAACTCAAAATGTTTGCGCACCGCTGCGACTACACTCATATCCACACCAAAACTGTTAGTTCTAATGTCAAAAACCACATTGAAATATAACCACAGCCCACATTTGGGCTGGAGAATAGCGAAAACATTTCCTGTGTTGATGTTTATGCCAGGTATCTCTATAACAATATTTCTATAGGGTCAGTGAAAACGAAGCATTTTCAAAGAAATGCTAAATATTTATCAGTTTTCATTTGAACTTACTGACAGTCATCCATATTGAGTCAGCAATTTATAAAGTGTAATTTAAAGATAAATAAGAGAAGTGTTTACATGCGTACGAGTGTGTTGTTGCGTACTTTGTCCACGCATGTGTGGCTTGACACATTACGTAGCTTTTGTGCTAAGATTCACAGCACTTGTGTAGGGGTGCacttgcctgtcttgtgtgccgACACTGTGAATTCAATTCCCGCATAtgacggtgtgaatgtgtgtgtgtgacagacaagacacaaaaaaaaaaaaaaagattcactgCACAGAAAACTATGGTGCCAAACCTAACCCGACcatcacaaaaaacaacagttgGCCAATCAACCCTGCACACCCCTAACCCTGCGATGCAAACGGAGCGATTGTATAGCATTGCACGCAATACATTGTATTATATCACTTTTCTTCATCCCCAAAAAGATGTAATTCGAGCAACAAACTGGCTGTTACAGAAATGGTACGTAGGCGATAATCGTGAAGAAAGTGTGAAAATATTGAAAGATGAGACTCGCTCTCATTCAACCGAATGGACCGGCTAGGCAGGGACCGCTGCCGCTGGCTAGCTTGAGCTGTCGACAAACTTGAAAGGAGTTATGTGGTTGATTGGTCAGAGCTGGGCATGCATGGAAAGGCCACatcattgttttaattttcattattAATATACTGAATGTCCTTGTCTAGATATCgataaaataacaatacatCGCCCAGTCCATACTGTTCAAATAGCAAGCGTGATGCTGATTTGTCATTCTGTTGTTCATATACAACAGACTCACCAACGCAGAGGATGTTGAAGCAAAATCCATGATTGACAGATTTGTTGACCAGCTGGTCAGGCATGCTGTCGAAGCCAACATGGCCAGCGAGAGGTACGGCACGGGCACCTTCACCCTAAACACaataaatgacagaaaaatgtTAAGCAAACACCATGTTACAAAAGATTAACATCCTTTCTATCACACGTGATTAATTATTGTTAGCGTCTGCTCTGTAAAGTATTTCTGCTGCCGACTTCCTGTTTCCTGGACTTTCTACCCGCACCAGGATAGCGCAGAGCAAGtttgtactgtatatattatTGGTCATTTCACATGGCTCGCAATTTTAGATAATACATGCGCATAGGCCACAGTTTTAGGAACACTGAAACAACCTCATGAGATGTTCACTGCTGTCTGCAAATGATGCCAAGAGGTGTTGCAGATCTTATCAAGGGTTCTAACATTTTGGCCTCCTTGTCTTGTTATGTGAACGGGTCAAAACCTCAGAGCTGGAAAGAGCTTAGTATGATGTGGTCTACTTCTCCACACTTCTCCTACTTCACAACAAAAAATTCCACCGCAATATTAGGATGCACTGTGATTATGGTTATAAGGTGCTACATTGGAGATGCATTCATACTTGAATAAGCAAAATACATGCCAGCCAGCTGAGTAATGTGGAGAGTTACTCTCATTTAAAACAATGGGGGAGGGGCAACAGAATTCTGTGTAACGTTTACTCATGAccttatttatacattattgTTTGATTCTGAGTTTTCACTTCCTGCTGTTGACACTTGTGAAGTTAATGTTGACGCTTGTGTAATGTGTCACTTATGTGCTATGTAACCTATATGGGAAAAAGTTCACACAAAGACATTAAATCAAAATTGGCCACTTGAACCTGTACTGGAATTACAGTCTTTGAATAATGTTATGGTCATTATGTGTAAATACGATTGTGACGTTGATGCTGATAAACAAGCCAATGAGCATTGTATTATATTGCATGTGGTGTCTCTCGGAAACAAGTGCAGAAATCTCACTTGAAGCATGTGTGGGTGTTTGTGTGGACGGTAGAGGTGGTTAGGCAACCTTTTCCTGCAACCTACGACATCAAAAACTGCAAAGAATTTAGATTAGAAGGCAAAGCAAGCAGCCATTATGCATCCTATCATAACATAAGCGCTGCTCAGCTATGTGCTCCCAGCTTTGACAGCCAAAACATTCCAAGGGAAGGCCAATTGGTGAAAAAGACAATTGATTATTTAGAGGGCTGAAATTGGATTCATAGAGCTGCTGCATGGAGGTGTAAAAATGACTGAGCTCTTTGGACAAACAATATTGAAAGTATATTCACTTGTTTGATAACAATAATTTGTCTAGCTCAGGAAATAGGATGATTTTCTCAAATTCACACTTTCAGGTTAACAATAAAGATTAATACTCAAAATCTGCTGTACACAATTGTGTCATTTAGGTTCGCTTTGCAACCCAAAACGACTACACAGTACACACGTCCAGGGTTGGAAATGCAGCATTCCTAAAACCCCTTCCTGCCTTTCAAGACACCCGCAGCCAAGTTCCACACACCAGTCAGCCACAGAATGGGATGTTAAACTGAGAGAAACGTGCTATTCTAGGCACATTGtctgacgtttttttttttcttaacccAGCCACAGTAAAATATGTGGAGTAACATTAGACATGCCCTTCCCCCTCAAATTGCAGGGTTAAATTAAATATCAAGCAAAAATGTGTTCTCCCCGTTTTCACACGCATGACAACGCCCGAATGAAAGTTGAATTGACTTGCTTGAGATAACGTAACGGAAATGAGCAGCGGAGCGTCGCTGAAATGGGGGCGTTGAAAATGAATGGCCTCTTTACAACAGCgcgtctttttttaatcattttacgCAGCATTTCATTGGTTAAAACAGATATTTTATAAGGCACTTGTAAATTTAGACCAACAATAGGGTCAAACCAAGCCAAGATAACGGTGGAACTGGAAACATAATAGTACTGATACTGGTAATGAAACCTTATTGAGCTTCAAATTGACCATTCTAGATTAGCATAATCTCAACACGACATTTTGCcgataaaatgacaaaaaacacaacagaggGAGGCGACTGACTAGCACACCCACTccttacaaaatgacaattttacCAGtgatgcattttctttttcttttttcttttcaatatctGAGAGAAATGGTTGTATTAATGCGGGTTAATTAAAACGTGCTACTCACCGCTTGTCTTGCTATCTCCGTGGACGCCATTGGTGATAGCCGTTAGCCAAGCAGGGTCTACGAGTTGAGCGAGGGAAGCTGAAGAGCTGAGGTTACATCGAAAACTCGCCTTCTGTTTAGGGATATACCATTgctaaaacatatttaaacaAATCTACTTACCTCAAACAATGTCGTGCAAAAACCTTGTGCTGTTGTCAAATATATTTCGCATTGTGTTATGATAGATCCcgtttacattttgaattaaTCATGAACAATCATTTTTATCGAACACTCCCTAAAGTACTCCCCTATGAGCGGCTTTAATGGATTCTTCCACACCGATTCGCAGTGGACCTCAGTGAATGAACATCCCGAGTGGATggataaatggatggatggatggataaataaataaataaataaataaataagtgcgtgcgtgtgcgtggtGCCAAAAGCCTAATAAAAAATTAGATTGCCATCACactatgtattatttattgtcaCTGCTTAGAGCACTCTTTAATCTTCTTTTCATCCCTATCTATGCTAGAACGCTTTTGTACTAAGATGTAAGTAATGCGCGTAAATGGGAGACTAACATAAACGCTTTAAGCGCCAAAGTAGCAGATGTGCACCAAGCATCATTTACAATAAGTCGTAAATCTCGAAACATGTTCAAGCAAAGCGTATCTGCAAACCATTAACAGAGTTCATGTATTAATTCAAATTATGATTGGTTTGTCGCAACTATAATTTATTATATCACTATTGGAGAGCATTCACGTAATGCTCACTTCTTAGTTATTGTACCTTGGCAGCCACCGTATTTGTTATTGGGtactgcgcatgcgcaagACCGTTCGCTCAAGTATCCTGTGATATCGACCAGTGTTACTGAGCGCTATACCAGTGAGTTATGAATAAACAGAGTTCGGTTTACAAAGTATTACCCTCCGTCTGGTTATTCAACAACtatataaatcttttttaatttggtgGAGAAATATGTAGCGGAAGtgtaaattcattttcatgacTTCACATCCGTGTTTGCAACGTCGACCAATAGCATGAGAGCAGCGAATTTAAAAAGGAGCCGCGGTCTGTTTACGCTTCATACCAAAACAGCTTTGTGGTTGCAAGGTTGGAGCCTGCACATTGGAAACATTAGCAAGACTACGGTAACGTTACCAATAATGTCTcgagttatttttatttatttacttctaTGTATGGCTTCGCGCTCTTGTTTTGTGATGGTGTTTGCTGCGCATGTTAACCGCCCAAACATTGGAAAGCTTACAACATCATACGCGTgccaaaaataacaataacttCAAGCACGTGCTAATTGACAGCTAATGGAGCATTTACTTCAATGGTAACGTCTGCCTTTCTTTACAGATACAATGGCTCACATCAATGCAGGACGTGAAAATCAAAGTCTTACCTTCATACCAGGTTGAAAACTTGAGCTAAAATTCTTTTGGTGTTTCCCTGCTTTGAGATGTTTGGTTTACCATGCAATCTTTACAGAGATGACCATGAAGACTCCACTGAGTGCCAAAACTATGAAGACCCCTCTGCGTACCGGTCGGAAAGCTTTTGGGATTGTCAATGCACAGTTGTCAACTCCTGTTGTCGATAAGCAAGGGATGAAAATGGAGAAGCTCAAGGTTGGAGATGTATCTGTGATGTGTTTCCAGCAGtgacaaaagtattgaaaCTGGGGGGGGAAACCCCAAGGCACTGATTGGTCTTGTTtaaaacctttaaaaaaaactgccttTTTGGCATATACATTTTCCAGGGGGAGTTGGCAggctttttaaatttcacttGTTCTGTTCAAAGGGCTTTAACTTTAAATAAGCTTTCAATAATTTGCCATCCTAAACCTGTTTAGATAGAACACCCAAAGGTTGAAAATTATTCAATAAAATCTGAGTTCATTAAAATATGACTCTATTAAAGACCAAAAATAGTGCCCAGTTTTAAAATAGTCAAAATTATACCTTCCTGTTAGCATAAGCAACTGGctacaaaagacatttttggagGTCTTGGGCTTTTACCAATGTCTCAGTTTTCACAGATCTAGGTAATTCATATCTTCATTGAGTTGCATGGGGCACTgtggagactttttttttttttttctaaactaaatataaaactaaaatatataaaacctatacgacaaaattaaaagcaatttttaactttaattctagctttcttttcctctgctGCATTACTATATAAAGTTCCTTTTAAATGCCAACATTCCCATTTGTAAATCCCCATCAAAGGTTTACAAGTTTAAAGATACCCTATCCAACCTGAGTTTTAttcttgcatgtttttgttttcctttgcaCCCACCAGGaaggcaaaataatgcatgtaGTTCAGAAGAAAGAGGAAGACAATCCAGAGATTGAAAAGTTCTTCCCTTACGATCCAATGGGTAACTCTGTTTTCAAAAACGGtgtataaattaaaaacagagCAGCATATTTGCATTTAGATTGTATTTCCCTGTTTTCAGAGTTTGAGAAATGCAGCGTTCCTGAGGACTTCATTCCTCTCGGTAGTCTCCCTCTGGCTGGTCTGGCTTTTCCAGATGCACCCCCTCCTTCGGAAGAAGACCAGGATCTTTACCTGCCTCTGCTCCCAAGCCTGTCACCTGCAAGAATGCCACAACGCTTGGGTAACTATTATATTGACTATCCCATACAGAGGCATATAGTGCCTAACtcagaggttccactgtatcaTGAATTCAAATGTCCTTAGGTCTGAGGTGGCTCAAACAACGGCTAGTGTGAcataatacattttctttcagatgGCTGTATTCCGTTTGATGCATTCCTCCAAACGATTGATGAGCTGACCATAGAGCTCCCCCCTGAGCCTGACACTGACTGAAATATGTTCAAATACAGCCTTCtactgttctgtttttttatttgaatatttgatcGTTTTAATCGTTGCTATATGTCTGCATTTGTCACTTTAAAGCAGTTCAATAAAAACCGATATGCCCTTCCTGGTTTTGCAATCCATTGGTGGTCACGTGACATACTCCCGCCTCGAGATTATCATGAACTTTGGCTCAAATTCCTCAGTGGAAGTGGGGAATTGTCTCCGCACTAAACTACTTGGACAAactgtatttttcttcaaatccGGTGTTTTGAATTCTGACTAGAAATGCTCAACAGTCGATACGCTTTGATTTCAAATGTACGTCAACAGCCACCAAAGTCAGTACAGGTGAGTCACGTCAACGACCTAGAGTAAAATGACTCTGGGAGTTTAAAATGGAGACTGTTCAAACGTCTAAATTGTATATAAACAAGGTGGAAAGATCTAGTGCAACCCTGTGGGGAAGACACGCGATAGTTTGACATTCAATTCCGTCGGGCTGACTTCAAAAATTACCGCAACCGCAGTACCATGGATGAGGGCAGCTCGACTGGGCAGGATGCCACCACTGACGCCCACCGCGGCCGAGAGTCATGCAGACAAGGACCCGTTGTGGCGCGACTCTCCCGGTATGGCACGTCGCTCATGCCCGGTGCTCCACAACGACGGTCGCGACTGCTGCAGAGGCGACAAGACGACTCTGACGCAGACACACCTGCCCAGCGGAAGAAATCCACCAAAGAGTTGTCTCAAGGCGGGTTGGGGTGGGCTCTGTACCCCATGGAGCACACGTGGATGCTGTCAGCCGTGGAGGGGAATTGCGACACCTTACTAGAGTTCGTGTCCGAGGAGCCGTTGCTGCTCAGCAGGCGCGACTTCATCAGCGGCTACTCGGTGCTCCACTGGTTGGCCAAGAGCGGCCGGGACGAGACCCTTCTCAAGCTGCTCCACCAGGCCGAGAGGGCCGGAGGACGGCCAGTGAGCGTGGACGTGCGGGGGAGCGGCGGCCTTACCCCGCTGCACGTCGCCAGCATGCACGGCCACTACGCGGTCGTCAAGCTCCTCGTGGGCGCGTTCGGTGCAGACGTGGACGTCATGGACTACGGCGGCAGGCGGGCCTGGCAGTACCTACGCCCAGACGCCCCCCAGGAGATAAAGGAGCTGCTCGGGACATGGGATGACGAACACTCTCGTAGGGGGGAACCGAACGCCAATAAGAACTGTAACAACAGCAGCGCCGATGTGACGGCGACGCCGGGCGAAAAAGACGCGGAAGCTTTGGCGGACGAGACAGACTCGTTTGACCGCATCAGGAGAGAAGGCAGCTGGAGGTTTGGTTCCTTAAGAAGGTTCTTCTCCTTTCGTGCCAATAGACGTTGATATTTTCTATCGCCACTGTGCATTCCTTCCCTTGTAAGTGCTTTGGACCATTGCATATTCTAATCACAATATTTGACATGCTATTAGCACAAAACTCCTGTGATTATAGCTTGTTTTTCCGTTTTGCATGCCAGATTTATATTTGGCAGAGACAAGAAAACATGCGCAACAAATACAAGCATTGGAAAAACCTCAAGACTGCTTTTCATTTGCCGTTTTGCTTTACGCCCCTTGGAGCACGAAGGAATGTAAAATTTTCCTCACACTATAATTGCTAAGTGACATTCTGTACAGTGAAAATTACATGAATTGTGATACTGTACATTAAGTATTTGTTTGATAACAgatcttttattttcaaacatgaACGTAGAACCAGAGTGTGTACAAAGCAGGTGCGGGTCCACCCGACATGGTCCTTCGATGAAATGGAGGGTGGATTCAGCAGGAAGGTCACGTTTACAGACCCAGCTTGGTCCTCCTCCAGTGTCTCCTCTTGGAGTTGTACCTTCAGAATGCAGGAGGATGCTCAATGAAGAGATCAACTGGTACTACTTTACCCTGGCTTCCAATAAtataatcataaaaatgtaTGGGGGGTTTTCCTTCAAATTCCAGTTTCCAATTTATAGATACCACAGGTTGTTGTTCTGTATCGAACAAAcattgcaaaaacatttcaaattctaACAGACCAAAAAAAGGCCACAAATAATCCCACACTAATATGGTTGGTTGGCCAATTCAAAATTTTTGTAATAACTGGGGATTTCATGGGCACAATGCCCTCCCTGGTTCACACCagctacaaaagaaaaacaatgccGCCATTCAACAGAAcagtaaaaccaaaatgacTATCAAGTAGAATTAACACTTGCTTCAACAATGACTGCCTAGCGAACAATGTTTCGGACACAGAGCATCCTCTTCATCCTGACATGATGAAGAGGTTGACGAGCTCTGAGGCCGACCAATAATGTCAGCAGGGTTAATGACAGCACTTCACAGGCATCAAGTGCTGCAATTGCAGACCTGCTTTAAGTGGAGCAAACCATTACAGTATGCAAAATATCAATGCCCGCGCATGCAGTTCTCCCAGCACATCCTCATTTGACTTCTGCACATTAGTGTGTAAGGAAACCAATGAAAACATGCTATCattaaatgttttgcctcCATTTACTCTCAAGCCCTTACAAGATAAGACCAATGTGGATAAAACGAAAAAATGCCATGACTTTTTGATATAACCGAGGACTGCACTACTAAAATTTAGCACAATTTCCTAACTAATgcattcataaaaataaacttgtaaacatttcaatttttgtctGTAAACGATGTGGCCCatgtgacaataaaaaaacttcGAGAGCAAGGTGGTGCTTGATTACAAGTTTGCACATCACCAACTTCCAGTGATACATCCGAAGGGGAAGATATTCAATGTTTCTGGTGCAAGGTGCCCATGGAAGTCCAAACAGTCAATGGCGGTAATATTCGTCATTATCGTTAGAATGTTTCCATTATGTCGCGAAAAGCTCGTTCTCACTTAACTTGCACGTTTATGATGCCGTTTTAAATGACCATTGTTCAGATAGAAGTGTAAAACTATACACTAAGCTCACCTGATTTTATTGCCAGTCTTCATTCTGATCCACTGAGGAATGGGCCTGTTTTGCTTCTGCTTTTTGGCGAGAAAGCGCTTGATTTTGAAAGTCTTGTGGGACGACTggacaaacaaaaccacaaacacacacgatACAATGAAATCATATAAGCGTACGCAAACCATTTGAAATTGCTACGGTTACCAAACCACATGCTAAAGGTCTTATTTGAGCGTTTATGCTAGCTAGCTGGCTTGGGGTGCGCAGCGCCTTCtaaatgcacacaaaacattttttttaaagatgcatACAGATATGTAGGACACCGTGAGTATTTCGTCTACGTGTTCTAAGCATACAGAACAGTATACATTGTATATTTAGACGGATGTTAGATGATTTTTCTTATTACCATGTCGGCCACTGACTTTCCCCCACAACGGTAGCGATAGAAGAGGAAGAACAACGTAACGTAGCCTGTTTAAGTCAACGGGGCTTCCGGCGGTTTTATCGTGCCTTGTTATTGACAGCGACACCAGCAGGCAATATCTTGATACAACAGATTTAAGTCTAAATTTGAaacagttgcttttttttattatgaattATAGAAATTACAACATttgaatgagaaaaaatatatatataatttgtaATGCATTAATTGGACTGTATGACTGCAAAATCAATTTCAGGACAGAATGTCAAAACCTGTAACGTTTTACAGACGTTAAGACGTGCTAAATGTAGCGTTGTGATGCAAAAATTAATTGATAGTGATATCTTCAAGACCCACTGGATAGAAGTGAAAATATGTGACATAcagaccatttaaaaaaaaaaaaccccatctTTGTTGAGGTTTgacgctcacacacactttaaaCATATCAACCATACATTTTAAGCTTATGCTACATCAAGTTAGGGTTAGCTGGTTGGCTCAGGCTAGAGCAGGTCTTTGTGTGAGCTGCGGTTGACAGCAGCTCCTGTGCAAGTGTGCTTATTTCTTGTTGCTTCAAAAGCAATGcacaaaaaatacacacaaaaaatgcctTTTAGTCTGGTACAACTGGTAGAGCTGTGTTTATTCCATGTTCATAATGCCATTCACAAGCTTGTCAATAATGCTTGAAAATTTTGATGTGATGAGcagaaataaaacagaatGTTATCAGTGATACGGTTTAAAA
This window contains:
- the sowahd gene encoding ankyrin repeat domain-containing protein SOWAHD, with translation MYVNSHQSQYSTMDEGSSTGQDATTDAHRGRESCRQGPVVARLSRYGTSLMPGAPQRRSRLLQRRQDDSDADTPAQRKKSTKELSQGGLGWALYPMEHTWMLSAVEGNCDTLLEFVSEEPLLLSRRDFISGYSVLHWLAKSGRDETLLKLLHQAERAGGRPVSVDVRGSGGLTPLHVASMHGHYAVVKLLVGAFGADVDVMDYGGRRAWQYLRPDAPQEIKELLGTWDDEHSRRGEPNANKNCNNSSADVTATPGEKDAEALADETDSFDRIRREGSWRFGSLRRFFSFRANRR
- the pttg1 gene encoding securin, coding for MAHINAGRENQSLTFIPEMTMKTPLSAKTMKTPLRTGRKAFGIVNAQLSTPVVDKQGMKMEKLKEGKIMHVVQKKEEDNPEIEKFFPYDPMEFEKCSVPEDFIPLGSLPLAGLAFPDAPPPSEEDQDLYLPLLPSLSPARMPQRLDGCIPFDAFLQTIDELTIELPPEPDTD
- the rpl39 gene encoding 60S ribosomal protein L39, producing MSSHKTFKIKRFLAKKQKQNRPIPQWIRMKTGNKIRYNSKRRHWRRTKLGL